A single window of [Clostridium] hylemonae DSM 15053 DNA harbors:
- the ilvD gene encoding dihydroxy-acid dehydratase, translating to MGTEFWNGAEAAHRRVMMKAAGYSDKDIRKKPHIGVPNSYMAGSPGSAHLRQIAEAVKEGIWAAGGVPVEFGIPATCGNIANGAEELKYEQVGRDIVAMSVEFVTRVHNFDGLAMIASCDNIIAGCYLAAMRLDIPSMIVTGGSMQPGQYCGKTVVEADLDAARFSGADEEALMDMEDNVCPSFGACPSMGTANTMQMLGEVLNLVLPGTSTIPASDNAKLRKAREAGMYAVEMAKAGRKPSELITKEVLLNSIMFDMAVAGSTNAVLHILSYGYELGIELTLEDFEKYAKEIPCINAVVPSGPYTVVDFHYAGGVMNVMKMLESKLFTDVPGMYGTSWAEMLAKVKPQENKVIHSLERPLSQEPGLKILRGNLSPNGAIVRPTAVYEEVKYMKGKAKVFEGDRAAFEAIQAGEIVPGDIIVIRYEGCKGAPGMKELMLSIDALIGLGLHKSVGLISDARFSGFNFGAIIGHVSPEAYDGGNIALVENGDEIVIDIPGGEVSMLVSDEELERRREKWVCPPLKEEKGCLNIYAKMCRPAEEGGAMQPWGLDARFKR from the coding sequence ATGGGAACAGAATTCTGGAACGGGGCGGAAGCAGCCCACAGAAGAGTGATGATGAAGGCGGCAGGCTATTCTGACAAGGACATCAGAAAGAAGCCTCATATCGGTGTGCCGAACTCTTATATGGCAGGTTCTCCGGGGTCCGCACATCTGCGTCAGATCGCGGAGGCTGTGAAAGAAGGGATCTGGGCGGCCGGAGGCGTCCCGGTTGAGTTCGGCATCCCGGCTACGTGCGGCAACATAGCCAACGGCGCTGAGGAACTGAAATACGAGCAGGTAGGCCGTGACATCGTTGCAATGAGTGTTGAATTTGTCACGAGAGTACATAACTTTGACGGTCTGGCAATGATCGCTTCGTGCGATAATATCATCGCCGGGTGTTACCTGGCCGCAATGCGTCTGGATATCCCGTCCATGATCGTTACAGGAGGATCCATGCAGCCCGGGCAGTACTGCGGCAAGACGGTGGTGGAGGCAGATCTGGATGCCGCGCGTTTTTCCGGCGCAGACGAGGAGGCGCTTATGGACATGGAAGACAATGTATGTCCGTCCTTCGGCGCATGCCCGTCCATGGGAACGGCCAACACGATGCAGATGCTCGGTGAAGTGCTCAATCTTGTCCTTCCGGGGACGTCTACAATACCGGCTTCCGACAATGCCAAGCTGAGAAAGGCGAGAGAGGCAGGCATGTATGCGGTGGAGATGGCAAAGGCAGGGAGAAAGCCGTCCGAGCTCATCACAAAAGAAGTGCTGCTCAATTCAATCATGTTCGACATGGCGGTTGCGGGTTCCACCAACGCGGTGCTTCATATTCTGTCTTACGGCTATGAGCTTGGGATCGAACTTACGCTGGAAGACTTTGAGAAATATGCAAAAGAGATTCCGTGCATCAATGCGGTCGTGCCGAGCGGTCCGTATACCGTGGTGGATTTCCATTATGCCGGCGGTGTTATGAATGTGATGAAAATGCTGGAGAGCAAGCTGTTTACTGACGTGCCGGGCATGTACGGAACTTCCTGGGCAGAGATGCTCGCAAAAGTGAAACCTCAGGAAAACAAAGTCATACATTCTCTGGAGCGTCCGCTGTCCCAGGAGCCGGGGCTTAAGATACTGAGGGGAAATCTCTCGCCGAACGGCGCTATTGTACGGCCGACAGCGGTGTATGAAGAAGTGAAATACATGAAAGGCAAAGCGAAAGTATTTGAGGGAGACCGCGCCGCGTTTGAAGCTATCCAGGCCGGCGAGATCGTGCCCGGTGATATTATTGTCATCCGTTATGAGGGATGCAAGGGAGCTCCGGGTATGAAAGAACTGATGCTCAGCATAGACGCCCTGATCGGACTGGGACTGCACAAAAGTGTAGGACTGATCTCCGACGCAAGATTTTCAGGCTTCAACTTCGGCGCGATCATCGGTCACGTGTCTCCGGAAGCTTACGACGGAGGCAATATTGCTCTCGTGGAAAACGGCGATGAGATCGTCATCGATATTCCGGGAGGAGAAGTATCCATGCTTGTATCGGATGAGGAGCTGGAAAGAAGAAGAGAAAAATGGGTATGTCCGCCGCTCAAAGAAGAAAAGGGCTGCCTCAACATTTACGCAAAGATGTGCCGTCCGGCAGAAGAAGGCGGAGCAATGCAGCCGTGGGGGCTTGATGCCAGATTTAAGAGGTAA
- a CDS encoding gp53-like domain-containing protein, with protein MEENTGFIPEIYIGENGNWFINNYDTGVKARGDDGITPHIGANGNWHIGETDTQVPATGPKGDKGDTGPMGPQGLTGAAGPQGATGPQGLTGPQGPTGATGPQGATGSKGDTGVAGPQGPTGATGPKGDPGIAGPQGAKGDKGDAGAAGAQGPQGPKGDKGEQGPAGPVNIVNNLDTTEEGYALDARQGKELGDKVTDLEGRLSSYIVDSRIVNGITYEKWSDGRLRMHGKGTSSSQAFATITFPVSFINTQYHMVAVAEYYSSSYISFLCSVQPIKPSFGYVYTRQHNGEAISGVSFHWIAEGRWK; from the coding sequence ATGGAAGAAAACACAGGCTTCATACCGGAGATTTATATCGGTGAAAATGGGAACTGGTTTATCAACAACTATGACACAGGAGTTAAGGCAAGAGGTGACGATGGTATCACGCCTCATATCGGCGCCAATGGAAACTGGCACATCGGTGAAACAGATACACAGGTGCCGGCTACAGGTCCAAAAGGCGACAAAGGGGACACCGGTCCAATGGGGCCGCAGGGATTAACGGGAGCTGCCGGTCCACAGGGGGCCACTGGTCCGCAAGGCCTGACCGGCCCGCAGGGTCCCACCGGAGCCACAGGTCCGCAGGGAGCCACGGGGTCAAAAGGAGATACCGGAGTTGCCGGTCCACAGGGACCAACTGGTGCTACAGGACCAAAAGGCGATCCGGGTATAGCGGGGCCACAGGGAGCAAAAGGCGACAAGGGAGACGCTGGTGCCGCCGGCGCACAAGGCCCGCAGGGACCAAAAGGTGACAAAGGGGAGCAGGGTCCGGCAGGACCGGTGAATATCGTGAACAACCTTGACACGACAGAAGAAGGCTACGCGCTGGATGCCAGACAGGGGAAAGAACTGGGGGATAAGGTTACAGATTTGGAGGGCAGATTGTCTTCATATATCGTGGACTCCCGTATCGTGAATGGAATAACATACGAAAAATGGTCAGATGGGAGATTGCGCATGCACGGAAAAGGGACTTCTTCGAGCCAGGCGTTTGCAACTATTACGTTCCCTGTTTCATTTATAAATACTCAGTATCATATGGTTGCTGTTGCGGAGTATTATTCGTCTTCTTACATTTCTTTTTTATGCAGCGTACAGCCTATCAAACCATCATTCGGTTATGTCTATACAAGGCAGCATAATGGAGAAGCTATTTCGGGAGTCAGCTTTCATTGGATAGCTGAGGGACGCTGGAAATAA
- a CDS encoding diguanylate cyclase domain-containing protein — MKVLKSLSEENLQSNIESSMFIMELGSEKCFWSKGFLLAMEPPKKNESPEHFFASVLHEDDIGRFMRDYRKIADGTFCSCANSYRMRDMGGCYQNMSVKLWTAGEECTETRKYLAGIIAEADNYGNLDPVTLLPNNYSFRKYLYEEVKKKENWAVIMLGIDDFTNINELFSYSTGNLLLQDCARRIQQLLPDNAGLFRLDGDGFGVVLYGCDEEGVKAWYEELKKSCITEKFNAKGYKFFLTISGGSCCFPKDGNDFETIYRNASKALQTSKKNGKNCLVVYSEELAEKDRRKATLLSALRESVVLGFKGFYMVYQPIVSAENQTLVGSEVLLRWDSPYFPEEEISPVEFIPVLEENGLMLETGRWVLETAIRQCAEWCRYKPDFQMNINVSSLQFEVPSFKYLLMEMLTEYEVKPANITLELTESGKVKDPLVLGRQFDFIRGQGIHIALDDFGTGYSSLEILRLLSADELKIDRSFLERISYDVTDQALLSTLVSLSRNMNMEVCVEGIENSKMEKHVCSLNPDLLQGFLYSHPLRAKDFEAKYFDGIPVDRQTRTSSRPEHSQSLVYASFRPAQSMSSQEMIDSAYAGIFQVGMDEEFSLLTCNEGYRRMLGYTAQEVEKKFKNHALGLVHPDDIKYVNEEIRRQLGESDTVTIEFRVVRKDGTPIWIVGTGNVYHSNDGSASLVVVIINNDENKRRQLSMEREHAMSKNILNNLPTGVKCVRFDADFTIDYISDSMLGLTGYTREDIRELFDNKYINLIYEEDRAAVTNDILEQLKVSNVVTMRYRTPCKDGRYIWLETISKLCEAGEDGIQRAYSMVMDITDNGEEKKDTDRGLKIANRYEMVAEQLGEYFMEYDFDSDKAVFSDNFNRVFGYQGEISLAELMTRVHEEDIPELQKRIDEAKGGTRPDSVELRLFIPGKTYRWFSVTMTIPEKFGDKPMTVLAKLTDIDEEKKEIEQLRLKSQHDSTTALLNKAATEDRIRALLDGAGPDEHYVFFMIDIDHFKRVNDMYGHFTGDEVLRSLAQRIRGRFRGEDIIGRIGGDEFLVFMSYSGDIQEVISKARLLVDVLHQPIQVDGETVKATVSVGASCYPEDGKDFYNLYRRADSALYRRKSMNRDGFCLAARFEPPAE; from the coding sequence ATGAAAGTTTTAAAATCATTGTCAGAAGAAAATTTACAGTCTAATATAGAGTCCAGCATGTTTATAATGGAACTTGGCAGCGAAAAATGTTTCTGGTCGAAAGGTTTTTTACTGGCAATGGAGCCCCCGAAAAAGAATGAGAGCCCGGAACATTTTTTCGCCTCCGTTTTGCATGAAGACGATATCGGCCGTTTTATGCGGGATTACCGTAAGATCGCAGATGGAACGTTTTGCAGCTGCGCAAATTCATACCGTATGAGGGATATGGGCGGATGTTATCAGAACATGAGCGTTAAGCTGTGGACGGCAGGTGAAGAGTGTACGGAAACGCGTAAATACCTGGCGGGTATCATAGCAGAGGCGGACAATTACGGCAATCTTGATCCGGTCACATTGCTTCCCAACAATTACAGTTTCAGAAAATATCTGTACGAGGAAGTGAAGAAAAAGGAAAACTGGGCGGTCATCATGCTCGGTATCGACGATTTTACCAATATAAACGAACTTTTTTCTTATTCTACGGGGAATCTGCTCCTGCAGGATTGTGCCAGACGCATACAGCAGCTTCTGCCGGACAATGCCGGTCTGTTCCGGCTGGACGGGGACGGCTTTGGCGTCGTTTTGTACGGCTGTGATGAAGAGGGCGTGAAGGCGTGGTATGAAGAACTCAAGAAAAGCTGCATAACAGAGAAGTTCAATGCCAAGGGATACAAATTCTTTCTGACCATATCGGGCGGTTCGTGCTGCTTCCCAAAGGATGGGAATGACTTTGAGACTATTTACCGCAACGCCAGCAAAGCGCTGCAGACGTCCAAGAAAAACGGCAAGAACTGCCTTGTAGTCTACAGTGAGGAACTGGCTGAAAAGGACAGGCGCAAGGCAACGCTTTTGTCTGCTCTGCGGGAGTCTGTCGTGCTCGGCTTTAAAGGATTCTATATGGTATATCAGCCGATCGTAAGCGCGGAGAACCAGACGCTGGTCGGGAGTGAGGTGCTGCTGCGGTGGGACAGCCCGTATTTTCCCGAGGAGGAGATATCTCCGGTTGAATTTATTCCCGTGCTGGAGGAAAACGGCCTGATGCTGGAGACGGGGAGATGGGTGCTGGAGACCGCGATACGGCAATGTGCCGAATGGTGCAGATACAAACCGGATTTTCAGATGAATATTAATGTGTCCAGTCTTCAGTTTGAAGTGCCGTCATTTAAATACCTGTTAATGGAAATGCTCACGGAATATGAAGTGAAGCCAGCCAATATAACCTTGGAGCTGACTGAGAGCGGAAAAGTGAAGGACCCGCTTGTTTTAGGCAGACAATTTGACTTTATCAGAGGACAGGGCATCCATATAGCGCTGGATGATTTCGGGACGGGGTATTCTTCCCTGGAGATACTGAGACTTCTAAGCGCAGATGAACTAAAGATAGACAGGTCGTTTCTGGAGCGCATTTCCTATGACGTCACAGACCAGGCTCTGCTCTCTACACTTGTCAGCCTGAGCCGCAACATGAATATGGAAGTGTGTGTGGAGGGGATAGAGAACAGCAAGATGGAAAAGCATGTGTGCAGTCTGAATCCGGATCTGCTGCAGGGGTTTTTATACAGTCATCCGCTGAGGGCAAAAGATTTTGAGGCGAAATATTTTGACGGAATTCCCGTTGACAGACAGACGAGAACAAGTTCCCGTCCGGAACACAGCCAGAGTCTTGTATATGCGTCGTTCCGTCCCGCACAGTCCATGAGTTCCCAGGAGATGATCGACAGCGCCTATGCAGGTATTTTCCAGGTAGGCATGGACGAGGAATTTTCGCTTCTTACGTGCAATGAAGGATACCGGCGGATGCTCGGTTATACGGCTCAGGAGGTGGAAAAGAAATTTAAAAACCATGCGCTTGGGCTTGTTCATCCGGATGATATAAAATACGTGAATGAGGAGATACGCAGGCAGCTCGGTGAAAGTGATACTGTTACAATCGAGTTCCGGGTCGTCAGAAAAGACGGAACACCTATCTGGATCGTGGGTACAGGCAATGTATATCACAGCAATGACGGCAGCGCAAGCCTCGTGGTCGTCATCATCAACAATGATGAGAATAAACGCAGGCAGCTTAGCATGGAGAGAGAACACGCGATGTCGAAAAACATTCTGAACAATCTCCCGACCGGTGTAAAATGCGTCCGGTTCGATGCAGACTTTACAATAGACTACATTTCAGACAGCATGCTAGGTCTCACAGGATATACGAGAGAAGACATCAGAGAACTGTTTGATAATAAATACATCAATCTGATCTATGAGGAAGACCGTGCGGCGGTGACAAATGACATTCTTGAACAGCTGAAGGTGAGCAATGTCGTCACGATGCGGTACCGTACCCCGTGCAAGGATGGGCGCTACATCTGGCTGGAGACCATTTCAAAACTGTGCGAGGCGGGAGAGGACGGCATTCAGCGGGCCTATTCCATGGTGATGGATATCACGGATAACGGTGAAGAGAAGAAGGATACAGACAGAGGGCTTAAGATCGCCAACCGGTATGAAATGGTTGCCGAACAGCTGGGAGAATACTTTATGGAGTATGATTTTGACAGCGACAAAGCAGTGTTCTCGGATAATTTCAACCGTGTATTCGGGTATCAGGGGGAAATATCTCTCGCCGAATTGATGACGAGGGTGCATGAAGAAGATATTCCTGAGCTTCAGAAAAGAATCGATGAGGCGAAGGGCGGAACGCGGCCGGATTCTGTCGAACTGAGGCTGTTTATCCCAGGTAAGACTTACCGCTGGTTCTCAGTCACAATGACGATTCCGGAGAAATTCGGCGATAAACCTATGACGGTTCTGGCAAAGCTCACAGACATTGACGAGGAAAAGAAAGAGATCGAACAGCTGCGTTTAAAATCCCAGCACGATTCCACCACGGCTCTGCTGAACAAGGCCGCCACGGAGGATCGGATACGCGCCCTGCTTGACGGAGCCGGCCCCGATGAGCATTATGTGTTCTTCATGATAGATATTGACCATTTTAAGCGAGTCAACGACATGTACGGACATTTTACAGGTGACGAAGTGCTCCGCAGTCTGGCGCAGCGCATCAGAGGCCGTTTTCGCGGGGAAGATATCATCGGAAGGATCGGCGGCGATGAATTTCTCGTCTTCATGTCTTACAGCGGAGATATACAGGAAGTGATCAGTAAGGCAAGGCTGCTCGTAGATGTGCTTCATCAGCCGATCCAGGTGGACGGTGAGACTGTAAAAGCGACAGTGAGCGTCGGTGCGTCCTGCTATCCGGAGGACGGAAAAGATTTTTACAACTTATACAGAAGAGCTGACAGCGCGCTCTACCGGAGGAAATCAATGAATCGGGACGGTTTCTGCCTTGCGGCCAGGTTTGAACCGCCGGCAGAGTAA
- the pap gene encoding polyphosphate:AMP phosphotransferase, producing MLEKLDLTKSLSKSEYKDKMLELEPKLGKLQRECRELGIPVMIAFEGYGAAGKGVQIGELIQALDPRGFEVHAVKNETQEERMHPFLWRFWTKMPSSGRIAIYDSTWYRKVLVDRFDKKTKKKELSAAYDSICSFEQQLADDGMVLIKIFLAIDRKEQKKRFEKLLESQETAWRVSKGDLKRNKEFARYEKMNEDMLARTDTDYAPWNIVEATDRRFAAAKIYSIVIQALSERIDCVKRAQEEKENVKVYTSEDLQEMSKEEAGKDKKLGESILAKADLSLSYSKEEYKKRLDKLQSKMAKLHGELYRRRIPVVLGFEGWDAGGKGGAIKRLTARMDPRGYVVHPTASPNDIEKAHHYLWRFWTAMPKAGHVTIFDRTWYGRVMVERIEGFCTRAEWQRAYKEINDMEKDLTDAGTVVIKFWMQIDKDEQERRFKARQENPEKEWKITEEDWRNREKWDQYEEAVNEMLIRTSTPKAPWVVVEGNCKYYARIKVLETVVDAIEKRLASEKRDGR from the coding sequence ATGCTGGAGAAGTTGGATTTAACGAAATCGTTGAGTAAGTCTGAATATAAGGACAAGATGTTGGAGTTGGAGCCAAAACTCGGTAAACTGCAGCGGGAGTGCCGGGAACTTGGGATTCCGGTCATGATCGCATTTGAAGGTTACGGGGCGGCAGGCAAGGGCGTACAGATCGGGGAGCTCATTCAGGCATTGGACCCGAGAGGTTTTGAGGTGCACGCGGTGAAGAATGAGACGCAGGAGGAACGGATGCATCCGTTCCTGTGGAGATTTTGGACGAAAATGCCATCCAGCGGGCGGATCGCGATCTATGACAGCACGTGGTACCGCAAGGTACTCGTTGACCGTTTTGACAAGAAGACGAAGAAGAAGGAATTGTCCGCAGCTTATGATTCGATCTGCTCTTTTGAGCAGCAGCTGGCGGATGACGGCATGGTGCTCATTAAGATCTTTCTTGCCATTGACAGGAAGGAGCAGAAGAAGCGGTTCGAGAAGCTGCTGGAATCGCAGGAGACGGCGTGGAGAGTCAGCAAAGGGGACTTAAAGCGCAATAAGGAATTCGCACGCTATGAAAAGATGAACGAAGATATGCTGGCCCGCACAGACACGGATTATGCGCCATGGAATATCGTGGAGGCTACGGACCGCAGATTTGCGGCGGCCAAGATATATTCCATCGTCATCCAGGCGCTGTCGGAACGCATTGACTGTGTGAAAAGAGCACAGGAAGAAAAAGAAAATGTGAAGGTATATACGTCAGAAGACCTGCAGGAAATGAGCAAAGAAGAGGCCGGGAAGGATAAAAAGCTCGGGGAGTCCATTCTGGCAAAGGCAGATCTGAGCCTTTCCTACAGCAAGGAAGAGTATAAAAAGAGGCTCGATAAGCTGCAGAGTAAAATGGCAAAGCTGCACGGAGAGCTGTACCGGAGGCGGATTCCGGTAGTGCTTGGATTTGAAGGATGGGATGCCGGCGGCAAAGGCGGGGCGATTAAACGTCTCACAGCCAGGATGGACCCGCGGGGGTATGTTGTCCATCCGACGGCGTCCCCAAACGATATCGAAAAGGCACATCACTATCTGTGGAGGTTCTGGACAGCAATGCCGAAGGCCGGACACGTCACCATCTTTGACCGCACATGGTACGGCAGAGTGATGGTTGAGCGGATCGAAGGATTCTGTACGAGAGCAGAGTGGCAGAGAGCTTATAAAGAGATAAATGACATGGAGAAAGACCTTACAGATGCGGGGACGGTCGTAATAAAATTCTGGATGCAGATCGACAAGGATGAACAGGAACGCAGATTCAAAGCGCGTCAGGAGAATCCGGAGAAAGAGTGGAAAATAACAGAGGAAGACTGGAGAAACCGGGAGAAATGGGACCAGTACGAGGAGGCAGTCAACGAGATGCTCATACGTACGTCTACCCCAAAGGCACCATGGGTCGTCGTGGAGGGAAACTGTAAGTATTACGCCAGGATAAAAGTTCTGGAAACAGTAGTGGACGCCATAGAAAAGCGTCTTGCGTCGGAAAAGAGGGATGGCAGATGA
- a CDS encoding DUF2804 domain-containing protein: MRNHEVTKRQPLLREDGTLTEPGWSKKLLQQYDRSRIKAPKFRIKEWDYYLVLNEEFAGAFTISDDGYIGLQSVSLLNFKEGWEHTETILNPFPMGRFALPPTSEAGDTSYRDKRLQMRFLVSKGQRRIVCDFDRFYDGKPFSCDILLHQPEMDTMVIATPWKEKKTAFYYNQKINCMRAEGTMQYDGRTYTFAPETDYGTLDWGRGVWTYDNRWYWGSGNMTVDGVPFGFNIGYGFGDTRAASENMLFYGGICHKLEDVTFHIPEGGYMKPWKFTSSDGRFEMDFTPVLDRAAKTSALVIVTDQHQVFGRMSGRAVLDDGKVIEVKDMMCFAEDVHNRY; the protein is encoded by the coding sequence ATGAGAAATCACGAAGTGACAAAAAGACAGCCGCTTCTGAGGGAAGACGGCACTCTCACCGAACCGGGATGGTCAAAAAAGCTCTTGCAGCAGTATGACAGAAGCCGGATCAAGGCGCCGAAGTTCAGGATCAAAGAGTGGGATTATTATCTTGTGCTGAATGAAGAGTTTGCGGGGGCTTTCACCATATCAGACGATGGTTACATCGGGCTCCAGTCCGTATCTCTGCTCAACTTTAAAGAAGGGTGGGAGCATACGGAGACGATCCTGAACCCATTTCCGATGGGGCGGTTTGCGCTTCCGCCCACCTCGGAGGCAGGGGATACCTCATACAGAGATAAACGCCTTCAGATGCGGTTTCTTGTCTCGAAAGGGCAGCGGCGCATCGTGTGCGATTTTGACAGATTTTATGACGGAAAGCCGTTTTCCTGCGATATACTGCTGCATCAGCCTGAGATGGACACAATGGTGATCGCCACGCCCTGGAAAGAGAAAAAGACTGCCTTTTATTATAATCAGAAAATCAACTGTATGAGAGCGGAGGGCACCATGCAGTACGACGGAAGAACTTACACATTTGCGCCGGAGACGGATTACGGGACATTGGACTGGGGCCGGGGCGTGTGGACGTATGACAACAGGTGGTACTGGGGATCCGGCAACATGACGGTGGACGGAGTACCTTTTGGATTCAATATTGGATATGGATTTGGTGATACGAGGGCGGCTTCGGAAAATATGTTATTTTACGGCGGGATCTGTCATAAATTAGAGGATGTAACATTCCACATTCCGGAAGGCGGTTATATGAAGCCGTGGAAGTTCACGTCGAGCGACGGACGGTTTGAGATGGACTTTACACCTGTCCTTGACCGTGCGGCCAAAACATCGGCGCTTGTCATCGTGACAGACCAGCATCAGGTGTTCGGCAGGATGAGCGGCAGGGCCGTTCTCGATGACGGTAAAGTGATAGAGGTGAAAGATATGATGTGCTTTGCGGAAGACGTACATAACAGGTATTAA
- a CDS encoding deoxyguanosinetriphosphate triphosphohydrolase — protein MTIREQLELREIEYLSPYAALSKDSGGRKKEEEECDIRPVFQRDRDRILHCKAFRRLKQKTQVFLLPKGDHYRTRLTHTLEVSQNARTVAKALRLNEDLVEAIALGHDLGHTPFGHAGERALNEVNPAGFRHNEQSVRVVECLEKQGEGLNLTTEVLDGILNHKSSGRPRTLEGQIVQLSDKIAYINHDIDDAVRGGILKEEDIPAKYTDILGNSTKVRLDTMIHNVITNSMDQPKISMSPDVREATLGLRRFMFENVYQNPTAKGEEVKAVNMITNLYEYYIRHLKLLPEQYLSMMEESGESREQIVCDYIAGMTDTYAVKKFEEFFVPESWKI, from the coding sequence ATGACGATCAGGGAACAGCTGGAACTAAGAGAAATTGAATACTTGAGCCCGTATGCAGCGCTCAGCAAGGACTCCGGCGGCAGGAAGAAGGAAGAGGAGGAATGCGATATCCGCCCCGTTTTCCAGAGGGACAGGGACAGAATCCTTCACTGTAAGGCATTCCGGAGACTGAAGCAGAAGACACAGGTATTTCTGCTTCCAAAAGGAGATCATTACCGTACGAGGCTCACCCACACACTGGAAGTTTCGCAGAATGCCCGGACGGTGGCAAAAGCACTGCGGCTGAATGAGGATCTGGTGGAGGCGATTGCGCTCGGCCATGATCTTGGGCACACACCTTTCGGCCATGCAGGAGAGCGGGCGCTGAACGAGGTGAATCCGGCCGGATTCCGCCACAACGAGCAGAGTGTAAGGGTGGTGGAATGTCTGGAGAAGCAGGGCGAGGGACTGAATCTCACAACGGAAGTCCTCGACGGGATCCTGAACCATAAGTCCAGCGGAAGGCCCCGGACGCTGGAGGGGCAGATCGTACAGCTCTCAGACAAGATCGCCTATATCAACCACGACATAGATGACGCTGTCCGGGGCGGGATCTTAAAGGAGGAAGACATTCCGGCCAAATACACGGATATTCTCGGAAATTCTACAAAAGTACGGCTCGATACGATGATCCACAATGTTATCACAAACAGTATGGACCAGCCGAAGATAAGCATGTCTCCGGATGTGAGAGAGGCGACCCTTGGGCTGCGCAGATTTATGTTCGAGAACGTATACCAGAATCCGACAGCGAAGGGCGAAGAAGTCAAGGCTGTCAATATGATCACAAACCTGTATGAGTATTATATAAGACATCTAAAGCTGCTGCCGGAACAGTATCTGTCCATGATGGAAGAAAGCGGTGAGAGCAGGGAACAGATCGTGTGTGATTACATTGCCGGGATGACGGATACATATGCGGTAAAGAAGTTTGAAGAATTTTTTGTACCGGAATCTTGGAAAATTTAA